A genomic region of Rubrivirga sp. SAORIC476 contains the following coding sequences:
- the purS gene encoding phosphoribosylformylglycinamidine synthase subunit PurS yields MYTATVHVTLRPSILDPQGKAIQSALGDLGMPEVEEVRTGKVFSLRVAADSAEAAEASVRQACQKLLANPVTEDVEILSVDAVETAAA; encoded by the coding sequence ATGTACACCGCCACCGTCCACGTCACGCTCCGCCCCTCCATCCTGGATCCGCAGGGGAAGGCCATCCAGTCGGCCCTCGGCGACCTTGGCATGCCCGAGGTCGAGGAGGTTCGCACGGGCAAAGTGTTTTCCCTCCGTGTTGCCGCGGACTCCGCCGAGGCGGCCGAGGCCAGCGTCCGGCAGGCGTGCCAGAAGTTGCTCGCCAACCCGGTGACGGAGGACGTCGAGATCCTGTCGGTCGATGCCGTGGAGACGGCCGCGGCGTGA
- the pssA gene encoding CDP-diacylglycerol--serine O-phosphatidyltransferase → MPNFFTLMNLLAGFFSLIQTAAGNLEAAAWLVVLAAFFDLLDGLMARLVGVSGEFGVELDSLSDIVSFGVAPSFLLYMFGLNQLGPMWGGLLASLPALFGAVRLAKFNSMAEAGAKSTEFTGLPIPAQAGTVVVFILTFIGRPWFDVLARPQLSVLITLVVGLSALMVAPISFPALPQPNRANLRTYRYRFLLFLLAMLLGVIFQEIGLLVAAVIYLLWGLGRALLWAVRVATDTEPLADADADPGVTP, encoded by the coding sequence GTGCCCAACTTCTTCACCCTGATGAACCTGCTGGCCGGGTTCTTCTCGCTGATCCAGACGGCCGCGGGCAACCTGGAAGCCGCCGCCTGGCTGGTGGTGCTCGCAGCGTTCTTCGACCTCCTCGATGGCCTGATGGCCCGCCTGGTGGGTGTCTCGGGCGAGTTCGGCGTCGAGCTGGACTCGCTGAGTGACATCGTCTCGTTCGGCGTCGCGCCGAGCTTTCTGCTGTACATGTTCGGGCTGAACCAGCTCGGGCCGATGTGGGGAGGGTTGCTCGCGAGCCTGCCGGCCCTCTTCGGCGCCGTTCGGCTGGCCAAGTTCAACTCGATGGCCGAGGCGGGCGCCAAGTCGACCGAGTTCACCGGGCTGCCGATCCCCGCGCAGGCCGGGACGGTGGTCGTGTTCATCCTCACCTTCATCGGCCGCCCCTGGTTCGACGTGCTGGCGAGGCCGCAGCTCTCGGTCCTGATCACGCTGGTCGTCGGTCTCTCGGCCCTGATGGTGGCGCCGATCTCGTTTCCTGCGCTCCCTCAGCCCAACCGCGCCAACCTGCGGACGTACCGGTACCGGTTTCTCCTCTTCCTGCTGGCGATGTTGCTCGGCGTCATCTTCCAGGAGATCGGTCTGCTGGTCGCCGCCGTTATCTACCTGCTGTGGGGCCTTGGTCGGGCATTGCTGTGGGCCGTCCGCGTGGCTACCGACACGGAGCCGCTCGCGGATGCCGACGCGGACCCTGGCGTGACGCCGTAG